Sequence from the Zeugodacus cucurbitae isolate PBARC_wt_2022May chromosome 2, idZeuCucr1.2, whole genome shotgun sequence genome:
ACGTCTATGCAATTCGTAAATTGGTATAACAATTTGCATATCTTTGGGTATTGTTACGCCTGGACATAGTTCAGTGTCTTGTGACGCTTGCCGTCCGATATAAGGTATTGGCGGAGCTACTCGCATTGTTTCCGCTATAAACATATCCAAATAGGGAAGTTTCTTGAGATCGTCATATTCTACGGCTGTAACTCCGTCCGGAAATACGGAGCGAATCTCTTGGAAAACACGTTCCTGTATATCGGGATGCATTGCCAACATCAATAGACATGTGTATGCCGCACTAACGGAGGTCTCGAAGGACTGGAGAAgggaaagttttattttattagagttTTAGAACGTGactcataactcaaaaaacttcctttcatataaaatataaaatttcacattttcacataaaattaatatacacaatgcacaaagaaagtaaataattttaccGCAGCAATCATCGTGAAACACTCGATTTCCACGTCTTTTTCACTAAATACGCCCTGACGCACCGCCTTCAGCGCTAATTCAATCATCATTTGTTTGTCCTCAACGAAATTGCTTATGTCCTCTGATTCATCTTTTCGTTCTCTATTTACTTTAATCAGCTgcaagtatttacatacatatatataattatatatatagatagtgTTTACGTGCAATACTTCTTTACTTACAGATTGTACTAGATCTTGTATGTATTTACGTAGTGTTCTATATTGTGGAGTACGGGAGAGAAATCCAAGACCCACCGAAGTGTATACGGAGTTCTTTGTCATGTGATCGATAAAGCTTTTATTATTACgatatgatatatatttttttattaatttatagtttttatagatTTTGTAAGCGTTAAGTATACAGAATGATAAAACTATACTTACGCATTAAGTGCATGCACTATTTCACTATATTTCTCACTGCCTTCTTCCATCTCAATTCCCATTATAGTgactgaaattttataaaattgattgGTCAAATTTCAGCACGTAAACGAGTATGTATTTGAAGTGTCTAGTTTTCTTTTCGTATGTTacatcaaaaaaacaaaacagattAAAATATCgagtttaaaattcaaaattttaaagggaAATTTATACTAAGATACTCAGTTATATACTTACAGAGACTCAGTTGTAAACCACATTCTTtgataattgtaaaaatatcctGTTCACCTTGTTCGGCCAGGCACTCTAGTTTATTCTTCACATTATTTGCATTGTCATTGAAGCATGGAAAAAATCCGATGATATTATTATGTGCAAGAAACGGGCTTATAGCTTTGCGATCGGGTTTCCATTTTTTTGCTGCTCGttcgagaaataaaaaagttaccttaaagaaatataatatagaTACAGAGGTAAATCGCTATCACCTGGACTAACGATGAGTCCATTTAATACACCGTTATGAAAGTGTGCATACAAATCTTTGGATTTGTTGAGGAAATCAGGAGACGAGGTGACACGCTTGATTACCTCGGGCTCGACGGTAAACACGAACGGCGTGGTTGCTACCCATATGCAACCCGTTAAATTCTTGATGGTATCGAAGTTTAGACCGACATACTGGTATACTTCTACAATTGTacagcaaaaagaaaaatagaatACGCTTAATCGCATGGCCAAACACAAATACTTACTATTCAAATCGAAAAATTGATAAGCTAGCCCAATAAAGGGAATACCATAAAGGGTTGGCAGCTTCGAGGTTACATTCCGATACAATTTTCGCTTTTGATACAAGTGCCAACTGGCCGTCAGTAGCAGAATAATTGCCGTTAAAATCAGCGTATCTGTTCCAAATAAGGCACTCATTTCCGTATTGATAAGATCAACACACTACCATTTAGCACAATATAGTATTCGAGATGAACTGAGTCAAAAGCTGTTGGCTACACTAATCTTTATATGCACTCCATATGCATTTTGTTCGCGAACAatataatttaactttaattactaAACGCTACACCCGGTTATGATAACAATTATCCGCAAACAAAAAATGtgcgtttttgtttaatattacatttatttaaagtgtGTATTAGTATATACACTAGCGTCTAAGAAAGTGCTCTAAAAGGAAGTAATAGAATAATGTCACAAACAAGTTTAAACcgttaagtaaattaaattttaagaaaccTATTTCCGTGACTGCCGATGTACGTACGTTAGTTCACATGCAAATAAAGTACTTATGCTAATAAGTTctaataattttctaataagGAACGTAGTAAAATGATAATAAGCAATATAAGAAAACCCACGAAAAAAATGGCATTGCAAAGTACAGGTTCATTTCACGCAATCGTACATTATACAATCCAGAAAAacaatatatgatatgatatgattatgtataattgatagatatatgattattgtgGTAATTGTAACGTCCACATTtgtcatattagaaataatttcgctaagatCTTATCAGAAAGTAATAGGGGtgctttaaatgcgtttaaatgTGTCTTATTGCCACCGTTAACTTTGCTTTAAACATTAAGataaaaattcatttaagaTACAAGCGGACCCAATTGACTTTGTGCCGTACACTCGCATTTAATAGGTGTATTTCAACCTTTTTTGAAGAAACCGTATTAGTCTATTAGTTTTCATGAACAGTTTTgatgaacattttttaaataaagtatatatacactGCGCGTCATCAGGTTAGCGCCACCGCATGCATGCTTAAATATCTTCCGTAGTATTTGGGTtagaactaaaatttttttacatactttaaacaatttgcaaCAAAATAAGCTATAAAAGGATACATTACGAtcctttatacaatttttatgaattaaaaaccaaaacagtacTAAAATTTCCAAACGAAAATTGGGTCAAACCACACTCGAATCCACCTGaagacacaaaaaaaaagttgaataaaaTTAGTTCAGAATCAGTCCAATCACGTAcagaggaaatatttatatattatagagaGATAttccttttttaatattaaaaaaactcatgcatatacatatatattcacacGTGTTTCCCCCTTACTTCCGACTGTGTTTAGTTTTGtggttacattttttttcatatgctACTTTGCTGCATAGTAATTGATGTTCAATGATATTCTTAGACCACAAAATGCTTATAAAAGTTAGTGCAGTCAACAGCTTTGGACTCAGTTCATCTCAAATAATATATTCTGCAGCATAGAACGAATATGGCAGGCTTCTTTGGAATAGATACGCTGATTTTAACggcaattattattttgttactcTCTGCCAGTTGGCATTTATATCAAAAGCGAAAATTCTATCGGAATGTAACCTCGAAGTTGCCAACCATTTACGGTATTCCTTTTATTGGGCTATCACATCAATTTTTGGATGTGAACAGTAAGTTCTCGATGTGAATGAGGCGCGTAACtaaataatgtttaattaatttgacgATGATGGTTATAGACTTTTACAACAAGATTGGCATAGGCTTTGATATACTCAAACAATCAACCGGTTGCGCGTGGGTAGGCACAACACCCTACATCATGACCGTCGATCCTGTGGTCATCAAACATGTACTCTTATCGCCAGAATtcctcgacaaagctaaagatTTGTATAAACACTTCCATAACGGTGTATTGAATGGAATCATCGTTAGTCCAGGTGATGCTTCATTATCTGTGTAGCTacacattttcattaattttatcttCATATTTCTCGGACAACCAGTAAATAAATGGAAATCCAATCGCAAGGCTATAAGCCCGTTTCTTGCACATAATAATATCATCGGATTTTTTCCATGCTTCAATGACAATGCAAATAATGTGAAGAATAAACTAAAAAGCCTGGCTGCACAAGGTGAACaggatatttttacaattatcaAAAACTCCGGTTTACAATTGAGCCTTTGTAAGTACTGTACAGATGAGTACTAGCTTTcattttctctctctctatctctcgcGTGTACTATACAACCATCTTAagcgtttttttcattttctaataTGTAACTGTAACTCAAAAACTAACTACCTTTTAATACTTCAATTGCAAAAAACCGTTCTTCGAACTAGGTAAATTGGTCGTATCTCTTATTGCAAGCGGtctagattttttaatttattaggtCATTGAGCTTTACGATTACTGATGGTAATAAATGTTGCTATTACTGACTGAACTTCAAAAGGCGCAGAAGATGATTCTGATGAAAATTGCCAAACAACTAGAAGATTCGCATAAATTGAATATTCAACTCGAGTCTGTTAGATGTTCTTGGCCTCTACTAAACCAAAAGTGTATCAGACACTTTAGAATcatttagaatttatatttactaaaattgaacaaccaattttcatataatttcagtAACTATTATGGGTATAAAGGTGATAGAAGGCAGTGAGAAACATATCGAAATGGTGCAGGCATTCAATGAGTAAGTATAATTATATTCACCTTTTTACTAAATACAAGCAAAGTCTTTAGATAActtattgataaataaaaaatgtaataataattaaaatacatattcaaatgTCCAAAAGCTTAGTTGATCACATGGCAATTGACCTCTTGTTTTGCTGGTTGGGTCTACCTTTTCTATCCCGTACTCCGCATTATAAAAGGGTCATTAAATACCTACATAACATGGTACGATCTGTAAGTAAACAGAAATACTACActgaaagttatttatttaaagtaaattaatttgaCAGCTTATTGAAGAAAACCTTGAACAAAAAGTTGAGCCAGAGGCTATGAAGGATTTCTCAGAGGCCAAAAAACCATTGATTGATATAGCGCTGAAGGCAATACAACAGGGAGTATTTGGCGAAAACGATGTGGAAATGGAGTGTTTCACAGTGATGGCTGCGGtaaattttgcacattttta
This genomic interval carries:
- the LOC105212324 gene encoding probable cytochrome P450 313a4; its protein translation is MSALFGTDTLILTAIILLLTASWHLYQKRKLYRNVTSKLPTLYGIPFIGLAYQFFDLNKVYQYVGLNFDTIKNLTGCIWVATTPFVFTVEPEVIKRVTSSPDFLNKSKDLYAHFHNGVLNGLIVSPAKKWKPDRKAISPFLAHNNIIGFFPCFNDNANNVKNKLECLAEQGEQDIFTIIKECGLQLSLFTIMGIEMEEGSEKYSEIVHALNAFIDHMTKNSVYTSVGLGFLSRTPQYRTLRKYIQDLVQSLIKVNRERKDESEDISNFVEDKQMMIELALKAVRQGVFSEKDVEIECFTMIAASFETSVSAAYTCLLMLAMHPDIQERVFQEIRSVFPDGVTAVEYDDLKKLPYLDMFIAETMRVAPPIPYIGRQASQDTELCPGVTIPKDMQIVIPIYELHRRKEIWGPNANRFNPDNFLPENIAKRHPCSYIPFSKGPRNCIGFRYAEISLRIILLHAVRSLKFSTTFKYEDIVHIPKVTLGYQMEPPVSIEVRAN